Proteins from one Gemmatimonadaceae bacterium genomic window:
- a CDS encoding AMP-binding protein gives MFVRDWLAQRAVLSRNKVAVIDLTTGAELTYRQFDERATRLANYLRATTGVRSGDCVAVLSTNRAGILEAFFAAA, from the coding sequence ATGTTCGTCAGAGATTGGCTGGCGCAGCGCGCCGTGCTCTCGCGAAATAAGGTGGCGGTCATCGATTTGACGACCGGCGCGGAGTTGACTTACCGCCAGTTCGACGAGCGCGCGACGCGGCTCGCCAACTACTTGCGCGCGACGACCGGAGTGCGAAGCGGCGATTGCGTCGCAGTGCTTTCGACGAACCGCGCCGGCATTCTCGAAGCCTTCTTCGCTGCCGCC